CAATGATTTTGCAATTGCCTTGAATAAGGAATATAATGAAATCTTAACACATTCACCGAATGCTTAATATTAGATTTGGCGAGATCGTATGGTTTCATTATATGATTTATTAGAAAGTGATTATAGATTAATTGAGCCAAATTGTAATGATTGATCAATGCAATTATGATCcttaatttgagaatttaatGGATCTAgatttataatataaatcaaatattggTTTAGGTGAGATTTTAAGGTCTTTAACCTAACTTAATAAAGAGTAAATCTCGATGACCTTTTCAACAGAGATTGATCTCTAGTGAACtccaaatttgagattttttttccatttggtagattttattctaattttggCCAATAAAAAGGGCATGTTTAAACAACTTACAAAACTAGTAAAATCACTGAGAATCCGAACAAAATAGTTCATACCCAACAATGAACAGTTTGAAACccaaaagataaaacaaaagtaaaaaatagaaactctgGCCATAACAATACCATATTCATCACGAATACcgcaaaagaagagaaaatttgcATCAAGAACATATAACAGAAAACCCAAATATAATGCTAAAGTGTATAATATGAATCAAATCCAGCCCCCCACCCACTCCCCTCccctcctaaaaaaaaaaaaaaacaaaacaaaacaaaatccaaataaaCATCATCTAATACAGACACAAATAGGGGGGGAAAGGATGAAAATGAAATCGAACCCccgaaaaggaaaatgaatacCAGGTGCACATCTTCCTAGGGCCACAAAATAATACAGCAATAAAATCATAGATGAAACCCTGAGGATTAAAGAAGTGGAAAAATAGCAGACAAGGAATAGATTCCCAAGGagaaatttcccaaaaattttaaaaagaaccaacaatttttttggttaaacAAGGATAACCAATGGAATAATTCAGAAACCAACCTCAACCACATCCCTGAGAAAACCACCACCTGCCTCCCTTTTAAATCTTCTATTTAAACTCACTTAATAACAGAATGGTTAAGGTCTATGTGTCCGGAATCAACCAAAGAAAACAGAATTTTTGGTTGGAAATAAGTCATGCTAGACAGCAATGTGGAGGTTGATGTCACTAACAATAAAAGAGGCTTTTCAGGCTATTAAAATGTACTCATCTGGGCTTCAGCAGCTTGAAAGCAGAAATTCATCTATTATCCAGTCttcaattctaataaaataaagttgatgCTTATGatcacaataataatattatgaaattaaaaGCAAATTGTTCATTGATTTGGCTTTTTTCTATGAATTTCTGGCAGATTATGAACCAACAGTATTTCCTACCTCATTATAGAGCATGATTCATATGAGGCAACgttaatatttgaaatgatccagagccttaaaaaaaatagttatatccAAGTAGCTAAAAGATATTGCCAGGTTCACTAAAACTCATCAAAGAGCTTTGAGCTCTCAATCCGTATCATTAGGCAAAATATTTAGTAAAACGAATGACATCCCTTGTTTCTTGCTTTGAGTTTGAAGGGAAACTCTGTGACTATGCAGTCATCTTGATTGGGTGTCATGCCATGACTATTACTTTTGACCGAGTTCTGATTCACGGATAGAAGTTGCTCAAACCAAGTTATAGTCTCAATACTGATTACATGTACAGTGACTAATGGAAGTAAATAAACCCATTGTTCCATTGAATCTATTGAAGCATTTCTTTTCTGTGACAAGGAATTGGTTTGAAATTATGCATTAGAAATaaacttagaacctaggatggcatccgaATGATAAGAAACTAAAGGAAATGACAATAAACTTAAATAGTACCTAGGATGACGTCAAAAACCAAAGAAACTAAGAACAAACATTGATAAAAACTAGGATTGTATCccatgatgagaaaccaaaggaactaagaataAACTTAGAACCCAGGATGAAGTCCAAATGATGAAAcccaaaggaacaaatgaataaacttagatagaacctaggatggcgtccCAACTATGAGAGttcaaaggaacaaagaaaaaaatccaaaggaCACCAAAACACTCTACAAAACTATAAAAAAGAACATGTCGAACTGAACATTGAACAAATCAAAAACAAATTCTGAAATCATACACACAGTTCATAACAAACTAAATTACATCTAAGCCATAGAACAGAAATAAAACCCAAATGctgaaattataaatatgaatcAAATCCAGAACCAAAAGAACACACAGGTTAACATTATATAATAAATGGAATCAATCaactagaaaaagaaatcaaacccagaaaaaaaaaaaaaaaaggaagatgacCGTCCTCCAAATGGAACAAAAACACATATTATCggattaataagaaaaataaaaatccaagaAACACAACTCGAAAGTAAACCCAAATATAACCAAccctagaaaaaagaaaaaaaaaattgataaaccGATGAActccaaatacaccaaaaacTTGCATCCCCCTAGCGATAACAGAAGCAACAATCcacgaaaagaaaaaaaaataataataaaacagaTCCAGGAAAACCAGATGAAATCACACTCAGAAACAAGAGAAACCCAGATGAAGACACAAATGGAATACAAAATCCAAATGATCCAAAATGCTAAACAGAATCTAAGATATACATACAGTGGGACCATAGACGGGATCAGAAGCGATGAACTCTTCAACATCAGAATCAGACCATTTGGGGATGGGTTTATCACGATTGACAAATTTGGCGTAGTTGTCGAGGATGGCAAACCTTTCGCCCCAGTAATCTTTCCAGCCTTCCCAGTGCCTCCTGAAGAACGAAGGTGATGAATCCGCCATTGCTATCACTCTCAGATCAATCACACAATAGCAGTCGCCCTCTCCAGACTTTTCTCCTATTAACTCTGTATTTTGTAGAGAGATCAGGTGTGGTAAAGCGCAGGCTGCTGTGATTACAGGGCAGGATTTTATTGGAAACCTAATTTGAGATATTCTTAATTTGatgtcaaaataaatattccaacattttcttttaaaaaaatacaaatatatatattaactcaaaataagaaaaatgaaacatcTTTTCTTCCAtcaaaagtatatttaaaaaaaaaataaactcaatattatttcaagtaaaagaaaaacataaagaaagaaaaaacaaaaaaaaaaaatggaaattcaaaacaaaatttacaaaattagctcagattttaaattagaaaaaaaaaattcaaaaccacaaggaaaaatgcacaaaaataaAACTTGCTTTTAATTTGTTCGACATCTTCAAAGAAtcagaaaaatattcaaaattaaaaaataattaaaattaaaaacaatattttggaACCAAACCGTTaattaaaccaaaaaagttATCAATTCATGATGATCAGACAAGTGATTCAATCGTGGTCAAATCGatgatattattaatatattatttttatattgttaaaattaaaattaattataaaaatttatatatatattaaaagatggaaagtggattgtaaaggaatttataggagatcataatcataatttggTCGATGCTATCAACACACAATTCCTTCGGTCTCATCGAACAATAAGTAATCCAGATAAGGTACAAGTTGATGTTTTGCGTAAAGTAGGTGTTAAAACAACACAAATTGTGGACTATATGGTCAAACAATCAGGGGGACATGAGCACGTCGGTTTCACacaaaaagatatatacaatcacgttgatgcaatgcgtagaaGTGAAATTAAAGACGGTGATGCAGAAGCGGCATTGGCTTATTTGTGTGGAAAGGCAGAAatggattcttcatttttttataaattcaacatTGATGAAGAAAGTCGACTAGCAAATTTGTTTTGGGCTGATTCAACTGCTCGAATGGATTATGCGTGTTTTGGAGATGTCCTAGCATTTGACACAACCTATAGGACAAATGCCTATAAAAAGCCTCTAGTAGTGTTGGTCGGTGTTAATCATCACCACCAAACTGTTGTATTTGGTTGTGCATTATTGATAGATGAAAGTGTTGGGACATATGAATGGGTGTTGGAGACATTTCTTGAGGCAATGATGAATAAGAAACTCATATCTGTTGTAATCGATGGGGATAAAGCTATGCGTAAGGCAATCAAAAAACTATTACCCGATACGTGTCATCGATTGTGTTCATGGCATTTGCAACGAAATGCATTCACGAATGTGCatattaaggatttctcaagcATATTTGCAAGGTGCATGTTCATGCGTGGGAATGAAGCAGAATTTGAAAAGGTTTGGCATGAAATGGTTGCAAATTTGGGACTTAATGAGAATCGTTGGGTGACCGAGATATATGGGAAACGTAAAAGATGGGCAGAGGCGTATTTACGTGGAAATTTCTTTGGAGGGATGAGAACCACACaaaggtgtgagagtatgaatgcatatctaaatagattcttaaaaattCGTTTGCGACTGTATGAGTTTGTACAACAATTTGATAGAGCCATAATGAGAATACGGCAAAACGAGGCAAAGGCAGAGTTCGAGTCGAACAATTCTTCACCAGTGCTTTCGACCAAACTATccataattgaaaatcatgctGCGACGGTATACACGAAAGAATCTTTCCTTAAATTTCGTGAGGAGATGAAGAATGCAGAGTTATTCTTTGTGGTAGGTCTTGTAAGTGATCATTCAATGCGGGCATACACATTATCTAAGTTCAGACACCCGAACTTAAATTGGGAAGTACAATTTTGCCCGGATattgtaacattaaaatgctcATGCATGATGTTTGAGTCAATTGGCATCCCATGTTGCCACATGGTGGTGGTTATGAAGGTGGAGCATTTGGAAGAGATTCCTCAGTCATGTATTATGAAGAGGTGGACAAAGTTAGCAAAGGTGTATACAAGATCAGTACAGTGAATGAGACGGATAACGACATGGATCGGTTTGTACGATATGGTTCATTGAGTTCGATGTGCAACAAGCTCTCCTACTTTGCGTCAGATACGTCATCTTCATTTATAGAGgccaaaaatgaaatacaaaatttgacggcgagaatggaggaactctataactataatttgaaagggaagaaaatagcaGCAGATGGAGCGACAAGCAATAACCAAGTTCGTGATCCAAATATTGTGAAGACTAAAGGGAATCCAGGCAAAGTGGCAATGAATGTTCAAAAGGGAAGACGATGTAGTCGTTGTAAAAGAGTGGGTCACACAATTCGAAAGTGTCCAGAAGCTACAATCCCTCAAAATGCTCAGCCGGGTTATATGGTATGtcatattcaattaaaaattgcCCCTAAGATTAATTTTGGTAGGTGTACTTAAATAAATGACTAACATAATTGTTTTGATGGCATTATGAGTACGTAGGAGGAAACTAATTTGTCTTCCCAATGTGacattcaaatggaaatgatgccttcaacaaattcatcagtTGACATTTTTGCAAGCATACATGTATGTACAATAGGCTTGTTATATAATTTCCAAACATTGATAACatctaatttaataataattgacaacacttaatttttgaaaaatgcagGGAATGTTAGGGGAGCATTTGTCGAATGACCGATCTGACATGTACATAGATTGTGGTGAACTTAATAATGTAAGATCGGGAATAAAGAAACACTTTTGACATGAATTTGAGCTatgcattatttaatgattaggtttaattaattggaatggAATTGGACAGCTGAAAATAACAATGGAATGTGCATGTGCAGATAGCAGGATTTCAGcaacatgaacaaaatatgaCAACACCATGTCAAGGTGGGGAtccaaacaaatatccaaatatGGTGGAAAtgcaaccttttttttattccttaacgGAGTAGGGATGGTAGGTATTAAATCAGTATTTTTATTAGTTGACGTTATCGCTTCCAGTAATGTGTACTTTTAACTTGACTATttaatgaaaagtttgaattttgatcaaGAGTCAAGTTGATTGATAGACTGCAATATCCTctacatttataatttaattgattacaagtGATAAAATGATTGGTAAATGGAGAAAACGATTCATTTATATCATGTCGAATAAAACGGTTAATTATGCagatttaattaaattcaattgtgGTTAAAGTTTGACAATTAGGTGGTTATGAGTTAACTATAGGAAAGTAATCAATATGATGTGTAATTCATATGAAACAAAGGTGTCGGTTGAGGGAATTCCTCATCCGGTTGAGggaattcctcaaccggttgaggaaattcatcaaccggttgaggatttttccaccagtggctaccggttgaggaattttctcgaCCGGTTGAGACAATTTCTcaccggtagccactggtggaaaaacctcaaccggtcgagaaaaattcctcaaccggtgaggaaattcctcaaccggttaaAGTTTGACAATTAGGTGGTTATCAGTTAACTATAGGAAAGTAATCAATATGATGTAATTCATATGAAATAGGTAAATTAAGTGATTTTACTCAAAATGGGTAAATCGTGGTTAGGTAATTTGTAATGCTAGTGTCCATCAATTTCAACCCTTTTAATTGAACTTAATGGTAATTTTCCGAATGTTTACGTATGAAATATTATTGGTACAACTCATACCTTTTTTGTGGACGGTAGTCGTACTCCTAAATTGCACAATAGCATTGCAAGTCTCGACCGGTCGATGAAACCGGTCGACCGCCTCCATCAACCGGTCGAGACACTTTTAACCAGTGtctaccggttgaggaatttttatcaaccggttgaggaattttctcaaccggtagccactggttaaaaaaatcctcaaccggttgagaaaattcctcaaccggttgagaaaaattcctcaaccggtagccactggttaAAAGTGTCTCAACCGGTTGATGGaggcggtcgaccggttgtcgTTAGTAAAAAAtatcctcaaccggttgagcaaattcctcaaccggttgatacCCATCTTCAACCGGTTGCCACTGGTTAAAAAACCATCAACCGATTGAGAAATTTCCTCAACCAATTTGCTATATTTGTGAACCGGTTCCCACTGGTCAAAGCATTCgtcaaccggttgagacaatttcttcattgatcAACCACTTTGCACAACTTTAAAAATTGCTCACTCCCTTTAGAAAAATCTTCAATCACTCAATTGAACGCCGACACGGGGTCATTctgcatccaaaattgtttGAGGTGGTTGGGACAAATCCTCAACGAGTTCACACTGCATCCATAGGGTCATTATCCATATGAGGAATGTTCTCAACCGGTAGGCATAATGCGTATGCCTATGAAAAGTGGACTTAGCTAAATCGTTGGACTGGTTCTTACGGGCTGAACGTCATTCGTCAACCGGTCTATTAATGTACTAACTATATATTGTTagcatagataaatgaatatttacaaaTCTGATTAGGTTAAAGAGCGTACAAAAGCACACATGTCGAACATGAATGATaccaatatattacaatttcattttgcctaccatattgaaagaagagtatttggatattcaaataaaatggacTTAATCATTAATAATGTATGATCATCGAATCTCACAACTTCCCAGTAAACATGACCATATGTGGAGatggaaatgataaatattagaaaaataacaaatatcataataataattttttcattgctcGTGTCGACGTCTTTGTACAAACAATAGCCacaatggtttgtttttctctatttccctCGTGTAAAACTAAATCACATGCTATTTCTCGACGTATTTTAGCAGAATTACAAAAATCGGATATCGTCATCGAATCACCATTTTTGAATCTCTGCATATGTCTAATGACATGCACTCCACAGTCCCacctaagaaagagaaaagaaaagcaaaacaactTATTGAATGGTTGTCTAATTATACAtcagaaaaaagaatattaatgtgAGTTATGTATTCATACTAACCCATTATCTTGGGTCGGAATGGAAGGAGCCCAATCAATGGAGAATTGGAAGACATCTTTCCCTATGTCATACAGTTTGAAGAACGTCTGacaaaattcaacctaatttattttgaaagtggttaataaatatagaagagaaaaaaaaaaccaaataaaaaggaaaacaaaaaggagaaagCATACCACTTTTTTCACACTCTTAAACCGGAACTCGTCCCGACTCTTCGATcgtaatgaatccaaaatttggatatcAAAGTCTTTGAAGTCAATGACGCACAGATACCAATGACCAGGGCAATCGTCATGCATTGGAATAAATAGCTGTAAAGGtaggaaaacaatatatatgagttgggccacaaaaaatatagtatattatAGGTGAAAACGATATCTActctaaatttcatatatgcaattaaacattacaaataattactaaCCTTCTCGCAATCATCCAATTCGCTAATGTACTTACTCACGATGGATGTTTTTCTATCGAAAAAAGGTTGAGGACTCCCGTACAAAATCATTTgctaataagaaaacataatacaacattagtatattgtacttaatatgtaagtaaacaacaagagaaatatgagcttactgaaaatgtcgtgggaagatagcatcttatacttcgtatgcctatgaattgtctttcaaaataatttagctttgaggcttctagatttattacctgttgttgaacaataacttcaataaatttatttaactaatatagcacgcatttgatataaatggagtaggtacttacaacatccatcaaattttgtctaggacgtaagcactcaaaatctccacgaactccatgttcatgaccaaagtcaacaagaagctcactaaaataataatatgttcaaACAAACTTGAATAAATTGGAAGCATATGAAGGCTAAAATTGTAACAACACATGTTGTGAATGTTCTAGACACGACAAACCTTTTTGACAATGCTctattgaaaacataatcagcgacaagagattgaagtacattgaatgattgagtatccaccacgtcttcacgaatggacatggggattgactaaatcgaaaacaaaacataattattaactatatatgttaagtatcaaaaataagaacaatgatattaaactatttcTATTATACCTCTGATGCTTCACGTTTTaccatcttccttaaattgtgtacaaacggggagaccttgaatttacttggtttcctctcccttgatgtacgtgttttcatgacatgattaggataaccacatagtgctcgtaatggttcctaatatggaaaatgtcattaatatacatctatttactatgtaatggttaagtagttgtaaagaaaataattttttcttttatatgatacatacatttccataatctcttctactccttttgattggaagtggtaaaatattttgattttcgtctggaatgatatgcacttcaattgatgtagcacatgcatcttcattcttttcattcaagTCCTCGGTGCATAACTTCTCATTTGACAAAGTGTGAAGATAATGTTCATTAACATTCATATTGTTCGTATCTTCCAAACTTCTCTCGCATGAGAGAATGTCATTCTTCGGTCCTTCCTCGTGCATTCTCAAAGGTTTTCCGCTTGATCTAAGGAAGAGACCTTTCACTGTAGTATAATTCTCCTCAAATTTAGCCAAAATTTGATCACAACTACTACTACTTGCACCATAAGCCATATCAATTAGTTGtgtctttaattgttgaaaggttttatCCATCTCCATTAAGTTCCCACCATCAACCTAGTGATATATACGAACGTGatt
Above is a genomic segment from Vitis riparia cultivar Riparia Gloire de Montpellier isolate 1030 chromosome 7, EGFV_Vit.rip_1.0, whole genome shotgun sequence containing:
- the LOC117918160 gene encoding protein FAR1-RELATED SEQUENCE 5-like, with the protein product MRRSEIKDGDAEAALAYLCGKAEMDSSFFYKFNIDEESRLANLFWADSTARMDYACFGDVLAFDTTYRTNAYKKPLVVLVGVNHHHQTVVFGCALLIDESVGTYEWVLETFLEAMMNKKLISVVIDGDKAMRKAIKKLLPDTCHRLCSWHLQRNAFTNVHIKDFSSIFARCMFMRGNEAEFEKVWHEMVANLGLNENRWVTEIYGKRKRWAEAYLRGNFFGGMRTTQRCESMNAYLNRFLKIRLRLYEFVQQFDRAIMRIRQNEAKAEFESNNSSPVLSTKLSIIENHAATVYTKESFLKFREEMKNAELFFVVGLGMLGEHLSNDRSDMYIDCGELNNLKITMECACADSRISAT
- the LOC117919267 gene encoding ubiquitin-like-specific protease 1A, with product MILYGSPQPFFDRKTSIVSKYISELDDCEKLFIPMHDDCPGHWYLCVIDFKDFDIQILDSLRSKSRDEFRFKSVKKVVEFCQTFFKLYDIGKDVFQFSIDWAPSIPTQDNGWDCGVHVIRHMQRFKNGDSMTISDFCNSAKIRREIACDLVLHEGNREKQTIVAIVCTKTSTRAMKKLLL